Below is a genomic region from Desulfobacter sp..
GAGTTTATCCATTTTTGAGTTTTTCGATATTATCCCGGGCAAAGTCAATGGAGGGGTCCACTTTTAAGGCCATTTCATAATATTTAAGGGCCAGGGCAATCTCTTTGAGTTCTCTATAGCAGGAGCCGATATTGGCATAATTAATGCCCAGGGAAGGATCAATTTCCAGGGCTTTTTCAAAATACTCAACAGCCGATTCAAATTTTTGGGTCATGAAAAAGCAGGCGCCTGCCGTGTTGAACATGTCCGGACGCTGTTCATCGACCTTGAGCCCCTTGTTGCAGATTTCAATGGCCCTGTCGTATTGTTCAAGATCTTTTAGGCAGGCCCCCATGTGGGAATAGATATCCGGGAGGTTGAGCCGGGCAGGATCCTTTTCAAGGGCGGTTTGAAATTGTTTTATGGCCTCTTTTTGTTCATAGACTGCATTGTGCATCAATCCCTTGTAAAAGCTGGTGTAGTACTTGCCGGGCAGGGCCTTTTCAAGTTCCTCCAATCTTGCCAGAGCCGTCACAGGGTCAACACTTTCCGTGATCAGCCGGGCTGAAAACATACCCACGGAAGCTGCGGCAGCCCGCTCCCTGAAATGGGCCCCGGGAATGATGGAATAAAAGGCCGGAATTTCAAGGCCCGGATGCATGGTGCTCATGGCCAGAATATGAAACCCCTTCTCTTCCAGAGTGCTGATCAGGTTTTCCACTTCTTCCCGGATATTGTCCGAGGAAAGATTGGGCAGGTCAGATGCCTTGACCATGGTCTTGGGGCAGGTAATCAAAGCGGCGTCTTGGATATTTGTGAATTTGGGCAGGCCCGAGGCGATATAGTTGGAGCCGGTGTTAAAATCTCCTGCCAGCTGGGCCACTTCCGTGAGGGCACGGCTCATAGCTTTTTCAGGGTCCGGAGAGGTGCCTGCGGTCCAGACGATTTCACTCATCTGGGGAAAGGTGGCCGGATCCCAGGCCAAAACGGCAATGGTGGGAATCCCCGTATCCAGGGTAAAGTCTGAGGCATATACCTCGATTCCCTGGGTTTTGAATTTTTCCAGCATCTCTTTGACCAGAGGGTCGGTAAACGAGTCCAGCCGGATTCCGGGCACTGCCAGTTTTTTCTGGCTGACCAAAGAGGAGGTATGGCGTTCCACAAGTTCACAGATCCCCTGTGTCAGGGCTTCTTCCGTGCAGTTCCCCGCACTTGGACCGTTAAATTCATTGATCATGTAAAACCAGTTAAAGGGGATATTCACCTCTTTTTGGGCACTAAGATCATACCCCCGGGTCCATTGGAGGGGGAGTTTGTCAAAAATAGGTTTGACCTTTAAGGCATCTGCCTCATTGTCATGAACGGATTTGACAATGAGGCTGTAATCCAGGGCCTTTTTTCCAAGTTCTTCCGGGGTGGCATAAAAGAAATTGTCCTCCTCGTTCATGAACGAGAAAAAACTGAACCGTTCTACCAGCTCCATGACAGCGCTTGCTTCTGATTGTTCCGGTGTCCCGCCTTTACCCATCTGTTTGTTGGTGCCGGTCACCTTTTTGGCATCTGTTCCGCATTCGCTGAAAAACACGGGGATATCCAGCCGGCCATTGTCAATGCGCCGGGTTTGGCTTAAAATATCTAAGTTCAGGCGGGTGGATTTTTGTTTGAAACGCTCCACGGTTTCTTTGGGAGAAATGATTTTATCCTGGTCAAAGGTATAGCCTTTTTGTGCATCTTTTAATTCTATTTTATAACCCATGGGGGCAGAGCCTTTCTTCATTTTTGTTCATCCTGATCTTGGCCGGGGCATTGATTTTTTCCTGGCCCTGGTTTTCTCGGGGGGTGTTAAACTGCGGTCTTTGCCTGTTGTGTCCGGGCTTTGGCCTGCAGATTTATGCCTGTCTAACCTGTCCATATTCTTTGCTTAAATCAAAAACTATATCATAATACCCCATAAAGGTTCAATGTGAAACCAAGAATCCCCAGGGCTCACGCATGTAAATATTGTAAAGTGCCTATAGTTTTGATTGGTTCAAGTATCATCCAAACATAACTTCCTCCAGATATTTGATATCCATAGCAGCATTCAACCTTTTGGTTTTTACACTCCCTTTAAATGTCTTATTGTTCCGTAATAAATTTAATGCAATGTGCCGAATCGCTGCAAAATTCTCAGGAGAGTTCCCCTTTCTGACTCTGCTTTCGTCTTCACGGAACGCAATATCCAATACCCAATGCACTGAATTTTCAATTCCCCAATGCCTCCTGACAGCATTACCAAAAATATTGGGGTCGCTATCCAGGCTCGATATATAATATCGCTTTTCATGACTGATCTGGCCGTCCATTTCCCGGGTGGATTCAATCATTCCAATACTTTTCAAACCTTTCCAACTTTTTTTATCTTCAAACCAATCAATATCAGAGGTTATCACAGCCCTGCGCGTTTCGACTCGACCGTGCCCTCCGTCAACACTGGTCTGTTCATTAAACTGGTACCCCTGATTTTTCATTTCTTCCATTTTATTGAAAAAAAGTACCGCTTCATCATGCAAGGTTTTATGATTTTCTTTCAGGGCAAGGACATAGTCACACCCTTTGTTTATTATGGTTTCAGCGATTTTCTTTTGAGTGCCCATGGCATCAATGGTTATAATGCAGCCCGAGATATCTAAAAGTTTTAAAAGATTTGGAATGGCCGTAATTTCATTTGATTTTTCTTCGGTTTTTAATTGCCCTAAAACCACTTTATTAGACGAAGCCCACGCACTGATCATATGAATGGCTTTCTTATCATTGGAGGTATCGTGTGAACGCCTTAGAGTTTTGCCGTCGATTGCAATGACTTGACCTTTGGTCATCTTTGCAACCGACTGAACCCAGTGCATAAAACTGCTCTGAAATTCATTCGGGTTCATCCTTTCAAAAATTCTGCCAAAGGTGTCATGGGAGGGTATCCCATGGGGAAGGCTTAGAAATTTTGACAACCACCTTTTTCTCTTTTTGCCAAAGTTTTCAATTTGCTCATAAGTGTCTGCGCCAGCAACTACCGCACAAATTGCGATGATGACGACATCAATTAAATTATGAAGCTTATTGTGGTGTCTGGGGTCCTGAATATTGTCAAAAAAAGTTTCAAGAGATTTTTTTTCGTTCATTGGCAACTCCTTGTGTTTATTGCCATATATATCGTATCTGTGCAGCGATGTCTAGGAAAATTTTGTTCGATGCTCATATACTATAGCAAGCCAGGAGAGCCAGGCTGGGATAGGGTGAAGGGGGTGGAGTGGCGTAAATGAGCGGCCCGCCAGGACGGCATAGGTCCGATCATTTCCGCTTCTTAAGCGGTCAGGACGACCGCTTAAGATTTAACGGAATCCCCCTCACCTATTCCAGCCGGGTAAGGACGAATCTTAATAAAAGTTACATGCGATGACCCTGCAAGAATCCCTGATCCACCATCAAAATACCATCTTCTTCGTTGCCTGGGTTTGCTCCTCCCTGGGGCGTATGACTTATACACCTCACTCGTCGCTCGCTTGGCGCCGCAATATGGTACCGCCTGGTGGCCAGGAAAGCACAGAACATCCACATACTTAGCCAAATATGCAATTAGGCGGTGGATTTGGGAAGAATCCAGAAGGTGATTTTCTTTTAATGGATTCCCAGCCTCATGGTTTTGGTCTTTATCTTTATGAATACCTGAAGCGGGTGGGGGGCAGGGGTTAGAGCAGGAGAGAAAAAAAAGAGGAACCAGACCCGGGTAGATCTGCCCGGGTTGAATGGTCCTGATGTCCAGGTTGATTCAGGCGCTTGCCACGGTTCTGAACCGGCTCATCCGTTTTTCCAGCAAAGAGAGGACAAAGATGAATCCGGCGGACAAGAGCATGTAAATACATCCGGCAATAAAAAAGAGTTCAACAGGCATGAAGGTTTCGGCGATGAGGTTCCGGGTAATCCCCGTGATTTCCAGCAGGGCCACGGTGGAGGCCAAAGAGGTGCCTTTCATCATGAGTACAAGTTCATTGGAATATCCAGGGATGGCAATCAGGGAGGCCTGGGGGCCGATGATCCGTTTGTAGATCTGGAACCGGGTCATGCCAAGGGAAACCGCCGCCTCAACCTGTCCTTTGTGGACGGATAAAATGGCGCCTCTGATGATTTCTCCGGCATAGGCGGTCGTGTTCAGGGTAAAGGCAATCACGGAACACCAATAACTGTCCTGTAGAAAGACCCAGAATATGGAATCTCTTATCCACTCAAACTGGGAAAATCCATAATAGATGATAAACAACTGAACCAAAAGGGGAGTGCCCCTGAAAAAATAAATATAGAGGAATGCCGGGAGGCTGAGCAGTTTTGATTTTGCATTTCGTATCAAGGCCAGGGGAATGGCCAGAACCAGCCCGGCCACCATGGTGATTCCGACCAGCTTCAAGGTGATGAATGTGCCGTCAATGAGTTGGGGCAGGCATTCTTTTATCAATTCCATATCCATTATGACACCGTCCCCACACCACGGTTGGCCCGTTGTTCCAGAACGTAAAGGACCAGGGTGGTAATTGTAGTGATTCCAAGATAGATGAGTGCAGCCGTGATATAGAAGGTAAAGGGCTTTCGGGTGTTTGCAACGGCCTGGGAGGCGTTTCGCATCAGTTCGTTCATTCCGATGACCGAGACCAGGGCGGTGTCCTTTTGAAGAATCATGAACAGATTGCCCAGGCCTGGAAGCGCATAGCGCCAGATCTGGGGAAATAAAATTCTGAAAAAGACCTTGGTCCGGCCCATGCCTATGGCCCGGGCCGCCTCTAATTCACCCTTGGCCACGGCCAGAATGGAAACCCTGAACACATCCGTGGCATAGGCCCCGTATACCAGGCCCAGGGTGAATACCGCCGCCACCATGGGATTGATTTCAATATAGAGTTCAAATCCCAACAGGGCCGCCCCTTGTGTGATGATGGCAGATCCGCCGAAATAGACAAATAACACCAAAATGAGCTCTGGCACGCCCCGGATGACGATGGTCCATGTGTCCGTGAGCCAGCTTAAGATCTTTATCCCGGAAAGTTTGGCCCCTGCCCCGGCCATGCCGGAAATCAGTCCCAGCGCCAAAGACATCATCATTATCTTGATGGTGCCGACAGTTCCGGCTGCCAGGGCACCGCCGTATCCGTACAAGTCAATCACAAAAGACCTCTCTTATGAGCTTGTTGAAAGGTACCGGCAGTCTTGCCGGTACCTTGTGTTTAATCCGCCTTTTAACCATACCCCCAATTGGGGTCTTTGGCTGTTGGTTATTTAAACCATTTTGAATAGATACGGTCGTAGGTGCCGTTGGATTTGATTTCGGCCAGGGCTTTGTTGAATGCCGCCAGAAGCGCCTTGTCCTCTTTGCGCAGGGCAATGCCAACGCCGTCACCGATGTAGGCCCGGTCTGTAACGGGGGTGCCCATTTTTTTAACCCCTTTATTTTCCGGGTCTGCAATGGTTTTGTTTACAAAGATGTCAGAGGCAAGCACCAGGTCGATTCTGCCGGATGCCAGATCAAGCACCTGGCTGGCAGGGGTGTCATAGTATTTGATCTCAACGGATTTTCCATAGACCCCTTTGATGTAGTTGGCCCAGGTGGTGGCCCGCTGAACGCCGACTTTTTTGCCCTTGAGTCCTTCGGGGGTGAATTGATAATTTTCCGTTGAACGGCCCATGAACAGGCCTGTTTCATCGTAGTAGGAATCGGAGAAATCAACCACTTTTTTGCGCTTTTCAGTAATGGACATATCCGATATGATGGCATCGAATTTTTTGGACATCAGTCCGGGGATCATTCCGTCCCAGTCCTGGATCACATCCACTTTTTCAACGCCCATAACCTCACACAGGGCCGCTGCGATTTCAACATCAAAGCCCTGGATTTTTCCGTCTCCGTCCACAAAGTTAAAGGGCGGGGTGGCGGTTTCATTGGCGATCCTCACCTTTTCCATGGAAAGGGCGGTTCCTGCCGTCATCAACAGTGCGATCAACAGATAAGCAATGATTTTTTTCATGATCTACTCCTTGTGTCTCGGTTGTGGGTGATTTGTTCTGGTCTCTTATGTTTTCCAGGCTTAACCTGGGGTTTCCTCCGTTAATGTCCCGGGTTCATGGTGACAAACTGTCTGAACCGGTCGGTTTTCGGGTGGGTAAATACCTCTTCCGGGGGGCCGTCTTCGGTGATTTCCCCTTCATCCAGAAAGACGATCCTTGAAGAAACATCCCTTGCAAACTTCATCTCGTGGGTGACAATGAGCATGGTCCGGCCTTCATGGGCCAGGGCCCGGGCAATGGCCACCCGCTGCTGCTGGCCTCCGGATAGCTGGCTGGGGTATGCATCTGCCTTTTCTCCCACCCCGACTTTTTTTAGATATTTTTCAGCAATTTCCCGGGCCATGGCCTTGGATCTGCCCAATACCTGGATTTGTCCTTCCATGACATTCTGGATGATGGTCATGTGGGTCCAGAGGTTAAAATTCTGGAATACCATGCCCAGCTTTGACCGGATGCGATTGATCTGGGAATTATCCGCAGCCTTTCGGCTCTCCTCTTTTCCCTGCATTCGGATCATCTCTCCGTCAATATATACATTGCCCTGTTCAGGGGTTTCCAGAAGATTAATGCTTCGAAGCAGGGTGCTTTTCCCGGATCCTGAACTGCCCAAAATGGAAATCACCTCTCCTTTTCGGGCGGAAAAATTAATGCCCTTGAGGACCTTAATGGATCCAAACCGCTTGTGAAGGTTTTCAACGCATATGGCATAGTCGCTGTGATTCATATCAGCCCTCTCATCTGCCGGCCCCAGGAAAGCCTTTGACCGTTAAGTTGGTGCCGGAACATGGGGCTTGCAAAAAAGAACCGATTTGCCAATGTCCCGGGAATGGCCGGCCCGTTTCATAACGGCGGCATTCTTTTCCCCTCTGGCGGTTTTGCCTTGTAAGGCGTGTCTATTAATTGCCAGGGCGGCCTTAAAAATTAAATTTAAATTAGTACTCAACAGCAATGATTAGCAACGAGCGTGCCAGCCAGCAACGGCCTTTGGGGTAATTCCGCGGAATCCGTTAGCCTGCCTGGAATAATTTTTAGTTTTTCAGATTTAAAACCAGGCGGCCTGGTCCAAATCAAAAAGACATTGGCCCAAACTCAAGTTGCTCTGGCCGGTTCAGGCCTGACTTTGGGGGATGATTTTCTTTAAATTCAAGGGGATGGGTGGATTGTCAAGGTTGTCATTCTCGTGCCAATCTTGACAAAGCATGGGGTTTGCGCCTTTTCATTGACGGACTTGAAAGCCGCTGCTCAATAGGTCAGTGTCATAAAGGGGAGCCGGTCTTTGGAAAGCCCATAGGGAATCAAAAAATCCAGGCTGTCCACGATTTGATGCGTTGACAATTCTTCTGGGCGATAAAGGCCTATGGGTTCGTCTTCTCTTTGTTGAAAATTTAAGAGATCATTTGAATATGCGTAAAAAAGATGGCATTCAAAGGCACGGCCATCTATATTGGTGCCCCTTAAAAGTCCCCTCAGCGTCCAGGTCAACTCCAGGCCTGTTTCTTCAAGACATTCACGTGCCATGGCAGCCTGAGGGCTCTCTTTGGCTTCTATTTTTCCGCCGATTCCGTTGAGCCTCCCCTTTTGCCATGCCGGCCTGTTCTTTTTGACGAGGAGCACCCTGGAATCAGTCTGCTCCTCATCTATGGTAAATCCAAACCCGACAACAAATTTGTCCATTATTTTGGGGGGTATCCTTAAAAATGACTATAATATTAATACCGGGTTTTGGACCGGCTTAGGCCGAGTATGCGGTTTAGGCAAGTCCTCCGCCGTCAACGGTTAAATTAGTGCCCGTGACCCACTGGGACATGGGGCTGGCAAAAAAGAGAACCGCGTTGGCCACATCCCGGGGAGCCCCCACCCGGTTCAGGGGGCGGTCTGCAGCCTCTTCCATAAAGGCGGCATCATCCTCTCCAAGCTGCTTTGCCTCATCATGGAGCAAAGGGGTGTCAATGTCGCCGGGGCTGACAGAATTGACCCGGATATTCTGGGGTCCATGGTCAATGGCCATGGCCCGGGTCATGTTCACAATGCCGCCTTTGGCAGCACAATAGGCCACGGCCTGGTTGCCCCCTTTTAATCCCCAGCCTGAGCCGGTGTTAATGATGCTGCCCCCCCCGTTTTTTGCCATGACGGGAACGCAGTATTTGGACAGAAGAAACGCACCTTTGAGGGTCACGTCAACGACGATATCCCATTCGCTTTCTTCAAGGTCTTCAACGGTTTTTCTCCGGATCACCCCGGCATTGTTGAACAAAATGTCAATTCGTTTGTATTGTGTAACAACCTGGTCAATTGCGGCGCAACACGCCTTGGCTGAAATGACATTGCAGGCGATAAACTCAGCCTTGTGTCCCCTTGCACTAATGGTTTTTACTGCATTTTTACCCTTGACCTCATCAACGTCCAGAATCACGGCCACAGCGCCCTGGGAAGCCAAAAGCTCTGCCGTGCCAAACCCAATGCCCGAAGAACCGCCTGAAATAATGGCCACCTTGCCGCTCAAGTCCAGTATGGAATCTGTATTGCCCGTACACATAAGGGATACTCCTTTATTTGTCTTTTGCCGGACCCTGGCCGGCAGTATTTATAATTTGTCACAGGTCTGTACTGAATAGCAATCTAAAGATTAGCAACTCGTGTGCCAGGCACAACAGGGCCCCAAGGTATAATGATATGGAATTCATTGTCCTGTCTGGGATAGTTAAAATTTTAAAGTGTAAAATATCCGTTCATTTTATTTGTATCAAAGATAAACCGATCCGGTTTAGGAGGGTATGAACCGGCCGGATCTGATACACGAGCCCAGATTGTATTTAAATTCAAACGATTACAAGAATGTCAATTCTGGCATCTTCCTTGTCAATAATGTCAATTTAGGCTCACGGTCGAATTAAAATCTTTCAAAATATGGCTTAAGAATTTTAATCGTATTCAAGGCGGAAGGCAGGGAGCATATTAGACATATGTGCCCAGCCACCCAACGCCGAAGATGATTAAAAAGATAAGATATATGGGAGGTTATATTCTGACCGGTAGCTTTAAGGCCAGCCAGTTGTGATCTTGCTTGATCAAACGGATCTTGGGATTCGGCTGATTAAATCAGCACACGCCCCCATTGACGCCCAGGATCTGGCCTGTGATGTATCTGGCCTCATGGGAACTCAGAAAGGAGACGGCTGCAGCGACCTCTTGGGGTTTTCCCAGCCGGCCTGCCGGGACATCTTTGGCGATCTGTTCAAGGGGCAGGCCCTGGACCATCTCTGTTTCAATGAACCCGGGGGCCACGGCGTTCACAGTGATGTTCCGGCTGGCAACCTCTTTGGCCAGGGCCATGGTCGCACCGATGAGGCCTGCCTTGGATGCCGAGTAGTTAACCTGACCGGGATGTCCCACCTGGCCGGAGGCAGAGGCGATGTTGATCACCCGTCCCCAGCGTTTGGACAGCATTTTTTTGACGACCAATTTTGTCACATTAAAAAAACCGGTCAAATTGGTGTCCATAACCCTTTGCCAGCTTTCATTTTTCATCATGACCATGAGTTTGTCATCCCTGATGCCGGCATTGTTTACCAGAACGTCGATCTGTCCTTTTTCTTTGAAAATAGTTTTCAGTTGGGCCTGGACAGCGTTCTGGTTGGTAACGTCAAAGGGGATCAGGGCGCCGTCGGATCCTGCCTTTCTGACCTGTTCAAGGGTGGTTTGGGCCTCAGTTTTGCTTGAATTGTAATTGATGTAAACAAAACAATTGGTTTGGGCAAGGGTTTTTGCAATTGCCCTGCCGATTCCACGGCTGGCACCGGTAACCAGGGCAATTTTTTTTTGGGATTTCTCATTGGCGTTTTTCATGGAAGCATCCTTAAAATCAGTTCAAATTTGTATTGGATTTATAGAAAGGCTGGGGTTTTTTGTCAAGAAATCATCCGGGGTTAAAAGACCATGGCATATACCTGGTCGTGGTTTTTCCAGACACAGGTTTCACAGCCTTTTATGTGGGTGTTGAACCGGCTGCCCTCGGCCATTGAAAAATCAATGTAATCCGAATTCATGATAAAAAGCGATCCTTTTTTTTGGTCCTGCTCAATCACAAAATAGGCGGCCCTGCATTCCCCTATGGCACAGAGCCGGCCCCCGAGAAGGATGCAGTTAAGGGTCGCAAAATCCGGAAGCAGGACTTTGAAACCGAGTTCTTTTGTGAGCAGGGCCAGGGCCTGGTCCACATCGTCGGCATTAAAATCCATTTGCTGATTCCCTTTAAGGTGAGTGGCTACGGCCTTTAGACTGATTTGATTTAGGTTTTTAAAGGCGGGCGTTTTGGGGGGAACGGTCAGTACAAGGGCCAAAAGAACAATGCAGGCAGCAGCAAGGCCTGTGATGGCCAGTGCGTATTTTTTTACAGAAGTTGTAAAAAAACCGGCATCCTGGTCAAGGCTTGCATTTATACTCTCCTCCAGCCCTCGGGGGGGCGTTTTAAAGGAAATCGCTTGGACAATTGCCTGTTCGAGTTCATTGTCCTTGAGAAATAATGCCTTGCATTCACGGCACTCTTTTATATGTCGGGCAGCCCCATGGGCAAGGATCTGGTCGTGGATATCACGATGGGTCAGCCAATGCTGGAATTCTTTACAATCCATTTTTATTTTACGGCCTGGCGGTTAAAGTTAATGTCCAATATTTTTTCCCCGGACGGTTTGAATTTTTTCAACAACCCTGTTTTAAGGTTTTCCCTGGCCCGGGTCAACCTGGACATCACCGTACCAATGGGGATATCAAGGGCTGCTGCAATTTCTCTGTAACGCATTTCATCCATATAATACAGGATCAGCACCTCCCTGTATTTCACAGGGAGCCTGTCAATGGCAGCGTTGAGCAAAAGGGCATCGGACCGTTCCAATATCTGTTCCTCAGCATCCTTTTGCCGGATCTGCTGCTTAAGAAAGTCAAGATAGTCCTCTTCCTTTAGCCGCTGCCTGGATTTGTTCTTCTGGCAGATTTTCAGAAAATTATTTCTTAAAATTCTGAGCAGCCATGGCTTGCACCTGGACGGATCCTTTAATTGGTGGAACTTGTTAAAGGCCATCAAATACGTTTCTTGAACAATATCCTCGGCATCATACACGTTGCCCGTATACCTCAAGGCAACATTGTACAAAAGCGTCATATGCGGATAGGTCAGGCTCTTGAACTTTTGTTTGGCCCTGTTTTTTTTTAATATCATGGACTCATTTCCCGGCTTGCGCCTCCTTGTCTGTTTAAGGTAATCAGGAAATGAGCCTTTGCAACCAATCCGTGCAAAAGCATTTTTGCAATCTTTACCTTATGAGGCTTTTTCCTGCTTTTTTATTCCAGATTTGGTTTATTGTGCCTGGACTGGCAGTTAAAAGCGCTTTCATGTATTTACCCATTGGTTAGATACCCCCCAGGATTGCATCAAAAAATTAAGATTATGGGTCTATAGATTGATTTTGACAATTAGAAAGGTTACTTTAGGATTATCGTTTTCAATTTAAATTATATATGGGTAAGCCCCGGGCTTTGGGGAATACCGCCCATTGTTTGATCTGTTCACGATCAAAGGCTTTAATGACCTAAGCTGTTGAAAGATTGTATGACCCCATGTGTTTGTGGCCGTATTGAACGGGTTTCAATAAACCTTTTGGCTTTGCAGGAGGGTGCGTCATAAAATTACCTATATGAGATACTCATTCAATCATTTTTTTATCACCATTATAGCCATCGTATCTGCCACCTTTATGGGGTTTCAGGATTTAAGTGCAGAAGAAAAAACTATTACCTTTGCAACCGA
It encodes:
- a CDS encoding YcaO-like family protein; the protein is MGYKIELKDAQKGYTFDQDKIISPKETVERFKQKSTRLNLDILSQTRRIDNGRLDIPVFFSECGTDAKKVTGTNKQMGKGGTPEQSEASAVMELVERFSFFSFMNEEDNFFYATPEELGKKALDYSLIVKSVHDNEADALKVKPIFDKLPLQWTRGYDLSAQKEVNIPFNWFYMINEFNGPSAGNCTEEALTQGICELVERHTSSLVSQKKLAVPGIRLDSFTDPLVKEMLEKFKTQGIEVYASDFTLDTGIPTIAVLAWDPATFPQMSEIVWTAGTSPDPEKAMSRALTEVAQLAGDFNTGSNYIASGLPKFTNIQDAALITCPKTMVKASDLPNLSSDNIREEVENLISTLEEKGFHILAMSTMHPGLEIPAFYSIIPGAHFRERAAAASVGMFSARLITESVDPVTALARLEELEKALPGKYYTSFYKGLMHNAVYEQKEAIKQFQTALEKDPARLNLPDIYSHMGACLKDLEQYDRAIEICNKGLKVDEQRPDMFNTAGACFFMTQKFESAVEYFEKALEIDPSLGINYANIGSCYRELKEIALALKYYEMALKVDPSIDFARDNIEKLKNG
- a CDS encoding ISAs1 family transposase, with amino-acid sequence MNEKKSLETFFDNIQDPRHHNKLHNLIDVVIIAICAVVAGADTYEQIENFGKKRKRWLSKFLSLPHGIPSHDTFGRIFERMNPNEFQSSFMHWVQSVAKMTKGQVIAIDGKTLRRSHDTSNDKKAIHMISAWASSNKVVLGQLKTEEKSNEITAIPNLLKLLDISGCIITIDAMGTQKKIAETIINKGCDYVLALKENHKTLHDEAVLFFNKMEEMKNQGYQFNEQTSVDGGHGRVETRRAVITSDIDWFEDKKSWKGLKSIGMIESTREMDGQISHEKRYYISSLDSDPNIFGNAVRRHWGIENSVHWVLDIAFREDESRVRKGNSPENFAAIRHIALNLLRNNKTFKGSVKTKRLNAAMDIKYLEEVMFG
- a CDS encoding ABC transporter permease; translation: MDMELIKECLPQLIDGTFITLKLVGITMVAGLVLAIPLALIRNAKSKLLSLPAFLYIYFFRGTPLLVQLFIIYYGFSQFEWIRDSIFWVFLQDSYWCSVIAFTLNTTAYAGEIIRGAILSVHKGQVEAAVSLGMTRFQIYKRIIGPQASLIAIPGYSNELVLMMKGTSLASTVALLEITGITRNLIAETFMPVELFFIAGCIYMLLSAGFIFVLSLLEKRMSRFRTVASA
- a CDS encoding ABC transporter permease subunit (The N-terminal region of this protein, as described by TIGR01726, is a three transmembrane segment that identifies a subfamily of ABC transporter permease subunits, which specificities that include histidine, arginine, glutamine, glutamate, L-cystine (sic), the opines (in Agrobacterium) octopine and nopaline, etc.), with translation MIDLYGYGGALAAGTVGTIKIMMMSLALGLISGMAGAGAKLSGIKILSWLTDTWTIVIRGVPELILVLFVYFGGSAIITQGAALLGFELYIEINPMVAAVFTLGLVYGAYATDVFRVSILAVAKGELEAARAIGMGRTKVFFRILFPQIWRYALPGLGNLFMILQKDTALVSVIGMNELMRNASQAVANTRKPFTFYITAALIYLGITTITTLVLYVLEQRANRGVGTVS
- a CDS encoding transporter substrate-binding domain-containing protein; this encodes MKKIIAYLLIALLMTAGTALSMEKVRIANETATPPFNFVDGDGKIQGFDVEIAAALCEVMGVEKVDVIQDWDGMIPGLMSKKFDAIISDMSITEKRKKVVDFSDSYYDETGLFMGRSTENYQFTPEGLKGKKVGVQRATTWANYIKGVYGKSVEIKYYDTPASQVLDLASGRIDLVLASDIFVNKTIADPENKGVKKMGTPVTDRAYIGDGVGIALRKEDKALLAAFNKALAEIKSNGTYDRIYSKWFK
- a CDS encoding amino acid ABC transporter ATP-binding protein, encoding MNHSDYAICVENLHKRFGSIKVLKGINFSARKGEVISILGSSGSGKSTLLRSINLLETPEQGNVYIDGEMIRMQGKEESRKAADNSQINRIRSKLGMVFQNFNLWTHMTIIQNVMEGQIQVLGRSKAMAREIAEKYLKKVGVGEKADAYPSQLSGGQQQRVAIARALAHEGRTMLIVTHEMKFARDVSSRIVFLDEGEITEDGPPEEVFTHPKTDRFRQFVTMNPGH
- a CDS encoding NUDIX domain-containing protein gives rise to the protein MDKFVVGFGFTIDEEQTDSRVLLVKKNRPAWQKGRLNGIGGKIEAKESPQAAMARECLEETGLELTWTLRGLLRGTNIDGRAFECHLFYAYSNDLLNFQQREDEPIGLYRPEELSTHQIVDSLDFLIPYGLSKDRLPFMTLTY
- a CDS encoding SDR family oxidoreductase, translating into MCTGNTDSILDLSGKVAIISGGSSGIGFGTAELLASQGAVAVILDVDEVKGKNAVKTISARGHKAEFIACNVISAKACCAAIDQVVTQYKRIDILFNNAGVIRRKTVEDLEESEWDIVVDVTLKGAFLLSKYCVPVMAKNGGGSIINTGSGWGLKGGNQAVAYCAAKGGIVNMTRAMAIDHGPQNIRVNSVSPGDIDTPLLHDEAKQLGEDDAAFMEEAADRPLNRVGAPRDVANAVLFFASPMSQWVTGTNLTVDGGGLA
- the fabG gene encoding 3-oxoacyl-ACP reductase FabG, with protein sequence MKNANEKSQKKIALVTGASRGIGRAIAKTLAQTNCFVYINYNSSKTEAQTTLEQVRKAGSDGALIPFDVTNQNAVQAQLKTIFKEKGQIDVLVNNAGIRDDKLMVMMKNESWQRVMDTNLTGFFNVTKLVVKKMLSKRWGRVINIASASGQVGHPGQVNYSASKAGLIGATMALAKEVASRNITVNAVAPGFIETEMVQGLPLEQIAKDVPAGRLGKPQEVAAAVSFLSSHEARYITGQILGVNGGVC
- a CDS encoding sigma-70 family RNA polymerase sigma factor, encoding MILKKNRAKQKFKSLTYPHMTLLYNVALRYTGNVYDAEDIVQETYLMAFNKFHQLKDPSRCKPWLLRILRNNFLKICQKNKSRQRLKEEDYLDFLKQQIRQKDAEEQILERSDALLLNAAIDRLPVKYREVLILYYMDEMRYREIAAALDIPIGTVMSRLTRARENLKTGLLKKFKPSGEKILDINFNRQAVK